Proteins encoded within one genomic window of Candidatus Aminicenantes bacterium:
- a CDS encoding tyrosine recombinase XerC: protein METELGNIDNYLAYLREIKKYSAHTVKAYGIDIRQFCRYFSENKLPVNANTIRDFLASVFSQRKNKATLARKIYAVKSFYAYLVRTGVLKSNPLEGTGTPKLDRKIPQILTEGEMMEFLDALPEKNFLQLRNKALFEFLYATGLRISELTELKIIDVHFGERLVRVMGKGKKERLVPFHEQAAGVLTRYLQCLRSDKRYQGERVFVNARGGALSQRSVERILPQVYRLLSGSQRPIYPHLLRHSFATHLLQRGANLRVIQELLGHANLATTEKYTTLNFGDLLKTYKKFHPRENP, encoded by the coding sequence AAGTATTCCGCGCATACCGTCAAGGCCTACGGGATCGATATCCGTCAATTCTGCCGCTATTTTTCCGAAAACAAACTCCCGGTCAATGCGAACACGATCCGCGATTTCCTGGCATCCGTCTTTTCTCAAAGGAAAAACAAGGCCACGCTGGCCCGCAAAATTTATGCGGTCAAATCCTTCTACGCCTACCTGGTCAGGACCGGGGTGCTGAAGAGCAATCCGCTGGAGGGCACGGGCACGCCCAAGCTCGACCGCAAAATACCGCAGATCCTGACCGAAGGCGAGATGATGGAATTTCTCGACGCCTTGCCCGAAAAAAATTTTTTGCAACTGCGCAACAAGGCGCTTTTCGAGTTTTTGTACGCCACCGGCCTGCGCATTTCGGAATTGACCGAATTGAAAATCATTGACGTCCATTTCGGCGAACGGCTGGTGCGGGTCATGGGCAAGGGGAAAAAGGAGCGGCTCGTCCCCTTCCACGAACAGGCGGCCGGGGTGTTAACGCGCTATTTGCAGTGCCTGCGCAGCGACAAACGCTACCAGGGCGAACGGGTCTTCGTCAACGCCCGGGGCGGAGCCCTCAGCCAGCGTTCGGTGGAGCGCATCCTGCCGCAGGTCTACCGGCTGCTGAGCGGCTCCCAGCGTCCGATCTATCCCCACCTGCTGCGCCATTCGTTCGCCACCCACCTGCTGCAGCGCGGGGCGAACCTGCGCGTCATCCAGGAATTGCTGGGGCACGCCAACCTGGCCACCACCGAAAAATACACGACCTTGAATTTTGGCGACCTGCTCAAAACCTATAAGAAATTTCATCCCCGGGAAAATCCATGA
- a CDS encoding lysylphosphatidylglycerol synthase transmembrane domain-containing protein, which translates to MKRKWLFFLLKFVFGFGLLFYLVFFSAKPREIIVVFSHAFWPMALLAFSLHSLGLYFSAKRWKLILDEKGGGFSFWQLIQSLLVGTFFNHFLPTRFGGDVVRIRDTRHIEQGLTASLAVVVYERMSGIVALLLMAMFSSFLKIGFIKELPLLYVSLLVSMAGIAVLWLAWKILPRGFLAGIGCRRPWLQNVLLKLDMFHGIILDFLQHKRLSQKVFGWAFILQLNVVVHYFFIGQALKMTRIPFLDYFFSIPILLFILSFPVSINGIGVRDFFLIKLFVYYGYPASYAIAFSMLDVAFNLLLGIVGGLIYIFRKK; encoded by the coding sequence ATGAAGCGCAAATGGCTTTTTTTTCTGCTGAAGTTCGTTTTCGGCTTCGGCCTGCTGTTCTATCTTGTGTTTTTCAGCGCCAAGCCGCGGGAAATCATCGTTGTTTTCAGCCACGCTTTCTGGCCCATGGCCCTGCTGGCTTTTTCCCTGCACAGTCTCGGCCTGTATTTTTCGGCCAAGCGCTGGAAGCTCATCCTCGATGAAAAAGGGGGCGGTTTTTCTTTCTGGCAATTGATCCAGTCGCTGCTGGTGGGGACTTTTTTCAATCATTTCCTGCCGACGCGGTTCGGCGGTGATGTCGTCAGGATCAGGGATACGCGCCACATCGAGCAGGGGCTGACCGCGTCGCTGGCGGTGGTGGTCTACGAGCGCATGAGCGGCATCGTGGCCCTGCTGTTGATGGCCATGTTTTCGTCGTTTTTAAAAATCGGCTTCATCAAGGAGCTTCCCCTGCTTTACGTTTCCCTGCTGGTCAGCATGGCCGGGATTGCGGTGTTGTGGCTGGCCTGGAAAATATTGCCGCGGGGATTCCTGGCCGGCATCGGCTGCCGGCGCCCGTGGCTGCAGAACGTCCTGTTGAAACTGGACATGTTCCACGGCATCATCCTCGATTTCCTGCAGCACAAACGCCTGTCGCAGAAGGTCTTCGGCTGGGCGTTCATCCTGCAGCTCAACGTGGTTGTTCATTATTTTTTCATCGGCCAGGCGCTGAAGATGACGCGCATCCCTTTCCTCGACTACTTTTTCTCCATTCCGATCCTGCTGTTCATCCTTTCCTTCCCGGTGTCGATCAACGGCATCGGCGTGCGCGATTTTTTCCTGATCAAGCTTTTCGTCTATTACGGCTATCCGGCTTCCTACGCCATCGCTTTTTCCATGCTCGATGTCGCCTTTAACCTGCTGCTGGGAATCGTCGGCGGCCTGATCTACATTTTTCGTAAAAAATGA
- a CDS encoding peptidoglycan DD-metalloendopeptidase family protein: MKRTLITMAVAWALIFSSSQEKLRDINLEIQKLTDQLAASRQEKASILNDIYTLELEMDVAAIEVNKLNLLLSDTQEKIDLKQKEEAELREKVARSQENVKRILRVLYKMGELGYVKLFIQIGNLDQLFRNYRLIVALMEDRVIEIKTIRQGIARLQKIKAELKTELDRLSGLKGEKAAKLGRLNRLKQDKLAVISRINRQRDLNAQLLEELKEEEAKLTDFLNQKSGSLAADKVNFASRRGKLAWPLQGDIISAFGKKKSSRFNTYTFNNGIEIKPLHGDEIKAVHGGEIIFCDYFKGYGNLLIIQHPGNFHSLYGHCEKFFKKQGDPVEPGETIALAGNSGSLYGKSLYFEIRQSLKPQDPLSWLEKK, from the coding sequence ATGAAGCGAACGCTCATTACCATGGCCGTCGCCTGGGCGCTGATCTTTTCCAGCTCCCAGGAAAAACTGCGCGACATCAACCTCGAAATCCAGAAACTGACCGACCAGCTCGCAGCCAGCCGCCAGGAAAAGGCATCCATTTTGAATGACATTTACACCCTGGAACTGGAGATGGACGTGGCCGCCATCGAGGTGAACAAGCTCAATTTGCTGCTTTCCGACACCCAGGAAAAAATCGATCTCAAGCAAAAGGAAGAAGCCGAGCTGCGGGAAAAAGTCGCGCGCTCCCAGGAAAACGTCAAACGCATCCTGCGGGTCTTGTACAAGATGGGCGAACTGGGCTATGTCAAACTCTTCATCCAGATCGGAAACCTGGATCAACTGTTCAGGAATTACCGTCTGATCGTGGCCTTGATGGAGGACCGCGTGATTGAGATCAAGACCATCCGCCAGGGCATCGCCCGGCTGCAGAAAATCAAGGCCGAGCTGAAGACCGAGTTGGACCGCCTGTCCGGCTTGAAGGGCGAAAAGGCGGCCAAGCTGGGCCGCTTGAACCGATTGAAACAGGACAAGCTGGCCGTTATTTCCAGGATCAACCGTCAGCGCGACCTGAACGCCCAGCTGCTGGAGGAACTGAAAGAGGAAGAAGCGAAGCTGACCGATTTTCTGAATCAGAAAAGCGGATCGTTGGCGGCCGATAAAGTCAATTTCGCTTCCCGGCGCGGCAAACTGGCCTGGCCGCTCCAGGGCGACATCATCTCCGCCTTCGGGAAAAAAAAGAGCTCCCGCTTCAACACCTATACCTTCAACAACGGCATCGAGATCAAACCGCTGCATGGCGACGAAATCAAGGCAGTCCATGGCGGCGAGATTATTTTTTGCGACTACTTCAAGGGCTACGGGAATTTGCTGATCATCCAGCACCCGGGGAATTTCCATTCTCTCTACGGCCATTGCGAAAAATTTTTCAAAAAGCAGGGCGACCCGGTCGAACCCGGCGAAACGATCGCCCTGGCCGGCAATTCGGGCTCCTTGTACGGAAAATCCCTGTATTTTGAAATCAGGCAGAGCCTGAAGCCTCAGGACCCGTTGTCGTGGCTCGAGAAAAAGTGA
- a CDS encoding divergent polysaccharide deacetylase family protein, producing the protein MKSKKKSSSHAAPRAAAISFIIFIVVALATVVLLEFLDYRAGRYSLIFTKVIPLRQALGTSDKFDREWTETLVRDKVEFDFFKDREGIVHFKIKVADANYLPLAKELHQLVEKYRGLSRLSEVQGMKEQTIYLYQVRFDRQLTHVILLSRNFAKAAEGPAKVEAPAAAVKASATSKSPRLALIIDDVGYTDSLAEQLRDLNIPLTAAVIPSAPYALGQAERIHAYGLEEIIHLPMQPQDPANHHPRDEFVLSDSSPAEIAALIENAQAMVPYARGMNNHMGSLITSDPEAMQRVLELVKKTGLFFIDSKTTYETVAFALARRMQIKTAIRDIFLDDEQNYMYTSNQIKNLVELARKNGHALAIGHPFASTLAALRDAVPWLKQQKVGIVFASHLLE; encoded by the coding sequence ATGAAAAGCAAAAAAAAGAGCTCCAGCCATGCGGCGCCCAGGGCGGCCGCGATCTCCTTCATTATTTTCATCGTCGTCGCCCTGGCCACGGTGGTGCTGCTCGAATTTCTCGATTACCGGGCCGGCCGGTATTCGCTGATTTTCACCAAAGTCATTCCCTTGCGGCAAGCGCTGGGGACGAGCGACAAGTTCGACCGCGAATGGACCGAAACCCTGGTCCGCGACAAGGTCGAATTTGATTTTTTCAAGGACCGGGAGGGGATCGTCCATTTCAAGATCAAGGTGGCCGATGCCAACTACCTCCCCCTGGCAAAGGAACTCCATCAGCTGGTGGAAAAATACCGCGGCCTGTCCCGCCTGAGCGAGGTCCAAGGCATGAAGGAGCAGACCATTTATCTGTACCAGGTCCGCTTTGACCGGCAGCTCACCCATGTCATCCTGTTGAGCCGAAATTTTGCGAAGGCGGCTGAAGGCCCGGCCAAGGTCGAAGCGCCCGCTGCGGCGGTAAAAGCAAGCGCGACGAGCAAAAGTCCCCGCCTGGCCTTGATCATCGATGATGTCGGCTACACCGATTCGCTGGCCGAGCAATTGCGCGACCTGAACATCCCCCTGACCGCGGCCGTCATCCCCTCGGCTCCTTACGCCCTCGGCCAAGCCGAAAGGATACATGCCTACGGCCTGGAGGAGATCATCCATTTGCCGATGCAGCCTCAGGACCCGGCCAATCACCATCCCCGCGACGAGTTCGTCCTGAGCGATTCGAGCCCGGCCGAGATCGCCGCCCTGATCGAAAATGCCCAAGCCATGGTTCCCTACGCCCGCGGCATGAACAATCACATGGGCTCGCTGATCACTTCCGACCCCGAGGCGATGCAACGGGTGCTGGAACTGGTGAAAAAGACCGGACTGTTCTTCATCGATTCCAAGACCACTTATGAAACCGTCGCCTTTGCTCTGGCCCGGAGAATGCAGATCAAGACCGCCATCCGCGATATTTTTCTCGACGACGAGCAGAACTACATGTACACGAGCAACCAGATAAAAAACCTGGTCGAGCTGGCCCGCAAGAACGGGCATGCCCTGGCCATCGGCCATCCGTTCGCCTCGACTTTGGCCGCCCTGCGCGACGCCGTTCCCTGGCTGAAGCAGCAGAAAGTCGGGATCGTCTTTGCATCGCATCTCCTGGAATAA
- a CDS encoding TIGR00266 family protein: MKAHEIGYQIYGDDMQVVEVELDPGETVVAEAGAMNWMEDGITFETKLGDGSKPEAGLLDKLLQAAKRTMTGESIFMTHFSNSGSTKKRVAFAAPYPGKIVPIDLAAQGGELLCQKDAFLCAALGIGINIAFTKRFGAGLFGGEGFILQRLQGDGMVFVHAGGTIIEKELNNETIRVDTGCIVAFTPALDYDIEMAGNLKSMFFGGEGLFLATLKGRGKLYLQTLPFSRLADRIISASKVGLGRQKDEGSVLGSLGKIIGGK, from the coding sequence ATGAAAGCACACGAAATAGGGTATCAAATTTATGGCGACGATATGCAGGTGGTGGAAGTGGAGCTGGATCCGGGCGAGACGGTGGTGGCCGAAGCCGGGGCCATGAACTGGATGGAAGATGGCATCACCTTCGAAACCAAGCTGGGCGACGGCTCCAAGCCCGAGGCCGGTCTGCTGGACAAGCTCCTGCAGGCAGCCAAGCGCACCATGACCGGCGAATCCATCTTTATGACCCACTTCAGTAACAGCGGCAGCACCAAGAAGCGCGTGGCCTTCGCCGCCCCCTATCCGGGCAAGATCGTCCCCATCGATCTGGCCGCCCAGGGCGGTGAACTGCTTTGCCAGAAGGACGCATTTTTGTGTGCCGCCCTGGGCATTGGCATCAACATCGCTTTCACCAAGCGCTTCGGTGCCGGCCTTTTCGGCGGCGAGGGCTTCATCCTGCAGCGTCTGCAAGGCGACGGCATGGTGTTTGTCCATGCCGGGGGAACGATCATCGAAAAGGAATTGAACAACGAGACCATCCGTGTTGACACCGGCTGCATCGTCGCCTTCACGCCGGCACTGGATTACGACATCGAAATGGCAGGCAATCTAAAATCCATGTTCTTCGGAGGTGAGGGCTTGTTCCTGGCCACGCTGAAGGGACGGGGTAAACTGTATCTCCAGACCCTGCCTTTCTCGCGGCTGGCTGACCGCATCATCAGTGCTTCCAAAGTCGGCTTGGGCCGTCAGAAGGATGAGGGGTCAGTGCTGGGTTCGCTGGGCAAGATTATCGGCGGCAAATAG
- a CDS encoding YfhL family 4Fe-4S dicluster ferredoxin, producing the protein MALTINDTCISCGACEAVCPTSAISQGDQFYVIDASKCVECKGHFDEPQCASVCPTDSCVK; encoded by the coding sequence ATGGCATTAACAATTAATGATACCTGTATCAGTTGCGGCGCTTGCGAAGCGGTGTGTCCGACCAGTGCGATCTCCCAGGGCGACCAGTTTTACGTGATCGACGCCAGCAAGTGCGTCGAGTGCAAGGGCCATTTTGACGAACCCCAGTGCGCCTCGGTTTGCCCTACCGATTCCTGCGTTAAATAA
- a CDS encoding site-2 protease family protein, translated as MDDLKTNPFKKYAVNFLLFFLTLLATLVIGVQYHISYHSLTLPAGSGFFTFLWRHPAAWLWGFAYSFSLLGILLVHELGHFFACRFHRIEATLPFFIPAPTLIGTFGAFIKIKSPFSSKKALFDVGLAGPLAGFLAALPVIFAGISLSRIVPKESLPAGISLGEPLIFKLITWLVLGPAAARQDILVHPMAFAGWFGLLATAFNLFPIGQLDGGHILHALVGKKSYHAGVASIVIIVVLGIFCWQGWLFWALIVTMVGLRHPPIYDDEKIDTKRKILAGLALLIFVLSFTPAPIVLAP; from the coding sequence TTGGACGATCTAAAAACCAACCCGTTTAAAAAGTACGCCGTTAATTTCCTGCTGTTTTTCCTGACCCTGCTCGCCACCTTGGTCATCGGCGTTCAATACCATATCAGTTATCACTCGCTCACCCTTCCTGCCGGAAGCGGTTTTTTCACTTTTCTTTGGCGCCACCCGGCCGCCTGGCTGTGGGGCTTCGCCTATTCTTTTTCATTGCTGGGGATCCTGCTTGTCCATGAGCTGGGTCATTTTTTTGCCTGCCGTTTTCACCGCATCGAGGCCACCCTGCCGTTCTTTATTCCCGCCCCGACCCTGATCGGCACTTTTGGCGCATTTATCAAGATCAAATCGCCGTTTTCTTCCAAAAAAGCCCTTTTCGATGTGGGCCTGGCCGGTCCCCTGGCCGGATTTCTGGCGGCGCTGCCGGTTATATTCGCCGGCATTTCCCTTTCGCGGATCGTTCCAAAGGAATCGCTGCCAGCGGGCATTTCTCTGGGCGAACCGCTAATTTTCAAGCTGATCACCTGGCTCGTTCTAGGCCCGGCCGCCGCCCGTCAGGACATCCTGGTTCATCCCATGGCCTTTGCGGGCTGGTTCGGGCTTTTGGCCACCGCCTTCAATCTTTTCCCCATCGGCCAGCTCGACGGCGGCCATATCCTTCATGCTTTGGTCGGAAAAAAGTCATACCATGCCGGAGTGGCCTCGATCGTCATCATCGTGGTGCTGGGGATCTTCTGCTGGCAGGGGTGGCTTTTTTGGGCGCTGATCGTCACCATGGTCGGCTTGCGTCATCCTCCGATTTACGATGATGAAAAAATCGACACTAAGCGGAAAATCCTGGCCGGGCTTGCCCTGCTCATCTTCGTGCTTTCCTTCACCCCGGCGCCCATCGTGCTGGCCCCATAA